In the Quercus lobata isolate SW786 chromosome 5, ValleyOak3.0 Primary Assembly, whole genome shotgun sequence genome, one interval contains:
- the LOC115991365 gene encoding shikimate O-hydroxycinnamoyltransferase-like has translation MDLMKTFSSIYEKPLANNKVHLMKKLFNLEDGGRVFRHINISMNAKEMEVTLIKKEVVTVLLPKNEDHWLPLSNLDFCILHPLDFSIFFCYKKPTCKDNWTFVAMIEVLKKALKEALVPFYALASEKVPNSMGEHKFHCNNRGVDFTDAFANIELQKLNLYEPDETIGCKLVPKKKNGMLAVQATGFKCGGLVVACTFDHQMVDAYLAGMFLVSCAEIAQSKPFSSLPTFNREMLNPRHPVSFDPSLHNLYVPITMFNPSNDPEPSANHFENRICLVKADIINQLQSQASTKESKRTKLESFNALLWKISAKSAKNKRVSKLGIVVDGKTMLSFGDKEKTSLMSSYFGNVLSIPYDTKKIDELIEKPLSWVANEVHGFLEGAKTKEHFLDLIDWVEAHRPVQSLAKVYSSGNKEGPALVVSSGQHFPISKVDFGWGKSAFGSFYFPWGGNVGYVMPIPSPSGNGDWVVYMHMLKRELESIECEAAHVFKPCTSDCLN, from the exons ATGGATCTAATGAAGACTTTTTCTAGCATTTATGAAAAACCTTTGGCTAACAACAAGGTGCATCTGATGAAGAAGTTGTTTAATTTGGAAGATGGTGGAAG agtGTTTAGACACATAAACATAAGCATGAATGCAAAAGAGATGGAGGTGACTCTGATCAAGAAAGAGGTGGTGACAGTGCTGTTGCCAAAGAATGAGGACCATTGGTTACCACTCTCTAACCTAGACTTTTGCATTTTACATCCATTAGATTTCAGTATCTTCTTTTGTTATAAGAAGCCCACTTGTAAAGACAATTGGACCTTTGTGGCCATGATTGAGGTTCTCAAAAAGGCCTTGAAAGAAGCTTTAGTGCCCTTCTATGCCCTTGCTAGTGAGAAAGTGCCAAACTCCATGGGTGAGCATAAGTTTCACTGCAACAATCGTGGAGTTGACTTCACTGACGCTTTTGCAAATATAGAGCTtcaaaaactcaatttgtaTGAACCTGATGAGACCATTGGCTGCAAACTTGTACCCAAGAAGAAGAATGGCATGCTGGCTGTCCAG GCAACTGGGTTCAAATGTGGTGGTCTTGTGGTGGCATGCACATTTGACCATCAGATGGTAGATGCATACTTGGCAGGCATGTTTCTTGTTTCATGCGCTGAGATCGCTCAATCTAAACCCTTTTCTTCACTACCAACTTTCAACCGTGAGATGCTCAATCCTCGACATCCCGTTTCCTTTGATCCTTCCCTTCACAACTTGTATGTCCCCATCACTATGTTCAACCCTTCCAATGATCCAGAACCTAGTGCCAACCATTTCGAAAACCGCATATGCTTAGTTAAGGCAGACATAATTAACCAACTCCAATCACAAGCCAGCACCAAGGAAAGCAAAAGGACTAAACTAGAGTCTTTCAATGCACTTTTGTGGAAAATTAGCGCCAAAAGTGCTAAAAACAAAAGGGTATCAAAATTGGGTATTGTTGTTGATGGCAAGACAATGCTTAGCTTTGGAGACAAAGAGAAAACATCTCTAATGTCTTCTTACTTTGGAAATGTGTTGTCTATTCCCTATGATACTAAGAAAATTGATGAGCTTATTGAAAAACCATTGAGTTGGGTGGCTAATGAAGTTCATGGATTTTTGGAAGGTGCAAAGACTAAAGAACATTTCTTGGATTTGATAGATTGGGTGGAGGCTCATCGTCCAGTGCAAAGTTTGGCAAAGGTATATAGTAGTGGCAACAAAGAAGGTCCAGCTTTGGTGGTTTCATCAGGACAACATTTTCCAATATCAAAGGTGGATTTTGGGTGGGGAAAGAGTGCATTTGGGTCATTCTATTTTCCATGGGGTGGGAATGTTGGGTACGTGATGCCAATACCAAGTCCATCTGGTAATGGTGATTGGGTGGTGTACATGCACATGTTGAAAAGGGAACTGGAGTCGATAGAATGTGAGGCTGCACATGTGTTTAAACCTTGCACTTCAGATTGTCTAAATTGA